Proteins from a single region of Trichoderma asperellum chromosome 3, complete sequence:
- a CDS encoding uncharacterized protein (EggNog:ENOG41), with the protein MAKHFLSSEMLEYAFHHIFLPPKLPNGDDRSPANELCLIELVRDSLTEFLPKTDASNHDAIKSAVALMKNMHYVTGPDGYLQEDGVRAVLKQIGPHSPSKSLASLHITAQNAGVMLRLDNDSVTFEMFELCPTSGSVYSTKGRLIRQFPAVAVCIPVNIYAEDDFQDVLAKTLVKMSYQTVSEALPKTKKAKQYHAEERDTVDPKIVTELLYGFLRGIGSEANVAGITKNTREEVLWEQSKLPWRRSAVWLLIRVSLQLTMDRVAVGSEELYKSFIIFLLSRVLNAATNDMMVSEILMTMSAKISRRLLKLGHPANGTWLTDVHETVSIATKFVDDRWYQIRNEAKSQFDLTSLQNLNMAGDTSISIPGLKDFISSISERRNGSQVSSFCPKSGITAFGPEKLPSISGQIDKNECPFYLAMVESWVATHLSDWIKKHVGDDSACIDLFNLMQNYHAVGRGWYSSRPEGASRMILVILELWVAADKAAIHEFPQLEKFEHEIPIEVFQSLLFGFRRDMERLHLVQTYLTKRRDLARPKKNLSIFSSYGQRGSFPVEYFSQSPAHQNLLIEIEARAYLDKQAKLEEYRLCRAQYETFMRHYEQGVCERDGWWEDGVWYTEHASDCKRCAYRTKAVNMSINVYEWPLSSSPREAQATVFELALPDSFGAWRDGTLYVIDDVLQSMCSQNEKLNSEYPLRSYAGLGEFFRSNSRRRIHLLSESKPHVATHRKNIKIGHSTESDVCVNNGLQLRYFDENRRTFVETFTASTWLSELCTFRLGKDLNQLKRFLVRTHDEPTGEAPNAVIASQAFCPENMSLGEYKALATLPFGYRLQWMSILTQLAMPDVDFNKFETAIFLLQLSLQAGPNEHCTVERCAHGRLTDAEFGRAMLDQLQLCVSRIKENWESHTAMWIFVFLAARLLSMTTTPDLNLEVFNLLKKCREISYEWLARLRSRAYDSPNEDERVQFLQIAFRVSLLCADTFNVDDELLACILSEPRQAAILIEISININNNTSLVEKDQDELEKIMYDRWIFTMHRSRPMLSDEILCGGNSCLDRAIKRCWPDFSRIGKWSLVNSTCSWLETVSAELKIHVNLLTGELLVNGSPLSRLPRKYEVHKDYQKLFGAFVLDVMPSSSHGMKFCSSKDLEGYVAHFSMEDTLFSDEDLMVRLDGQDPVLDLIPSRLFTGWLPNSFIDDYTHWYNQATGSIEFRPTGDPWKPSTQGWILSQHKRHWKLTRAGNISLLSPGSSSARYIASIFSPLDTVLHLHMLLDAKTGNLEIKVTRLQLEFTLKKGESVIVSRQFRGMQIDSNQYIGTLIGFNSKLVMKDIHNSENRMVIIPEGNIDFEAISEGHVHVDVAYGTANRVQRYLIDNQLRHLVGNATAQSKLYLAYIHALTSYCIPDPFLGRTGTEESLSILASASIRSLDCLTPDNVQVLQVIANLSPCRDYYPKHIKHMQTVRWSPVLSFMAQDSRFYNVVNSILDNVSDMSFLYPSDEAITVELAHNEMDLVHREIFRSSRYQVSGFGAEDFNVDYDVKYSTRDRGQSSAGTTYTLETTFRVHNNIKTVGQRAGEGFLDILYDLLSGPEETFASQNIPGTQEIQYGAEWLSDPNMFLPAYWCRLHFAFQTKPSWISKFQTMIWLATLAYSSKRQTSVLQAIMMLPLSTELAAVPLPVGSAFKLSEGYTVKMYQLENLVRSATRDFGPGCPEMKLSPYKNESQNNTRQRRKTEFNNAKGRAVTSFVNRLAIQWPNSDLVTPNESWFTPYIKISSAMALVKQQWRVWLENLRFREYLERFILTFNAVELGNVYIPRILRPIYQASATRPRGYVSIDDVFCNTSPVIGNAALLNRKALQQAADITEEANNKLVDLLDHLSSRIEFDYERQYISELRKSLLDLGGLTTMRLERNDISSRSMTFENYLQQCKSFVQECYGRLLKAVLPESTCSHLGPDDSSTIIRSIISAAGFHPRACPIFFLQQLGRHRWPSLTEAWQKTIITYAIAITSLQQAQRLVNLQDNEVDLLKELENTCKREWDPCQHPEWLLLECESGIIIRHVQHQIAEQMISPQDNENAVMQLNMGEGKSSVIVPIAATALSNGSQIVRVIVAKPQVKQMHLMLMSKLSGLLDRPIFRMPFSRAVQMNENKAEIVNKLARRCMEEGGILLVQPEHILSFQLMGLECAINGRNEIARPLLETQRLFNVSSRDIVDESDENFSVKFELVYTIGKQRPIEHTPERWVVIQNVLSRFARICLQLKTSFPESLDVDDRYPERFPRIRILRSDAEAAILTRLAEFICNTGMSGFPIAQQCTRLRNAVNHYISNIDLKPKEIDAVEQSLFWGETTADNILLLRGLLSGGILSFAFGQKRWRVDYGTHPNREKKTRLAVPFRAKDNPTPRSEFSHPDVVIVLTCLSYYYKGLQDEELFEALELLVRSDNPDLEYRAWVESAPGLPPCFRHLTGINVRDRTQCISDVFPHLRYSKGCIDYFLSRIVFAKESREFPHKLSASGWDLGKRKINPTTGFSGTNDSRYILPMDIKQLDLPEQNHTNALVLNHLLRSENGIMLMPKHMKGANLESESLLEMVSQMSSKTRVILDVGAQVIDLDNRQFAEAWLKRYHEDDSVQAVVFFNEADELMVLDRSNKVELLQTSPFATQLDQCLVFLDEAHTRGTDLRLPTNYQAAVTLGANLTKDKLVQACMRMRKLGRGQSVVFCISREIEQKIQAQRDTKSSMAQEILVSDVLCWAITETWRDLRRMVPLWLTQGVRYYEQESIWNDGEQYSHDMETWAKKFLETEAQSLKARYRPKTGSESAELIKRARPAVKFQFQRRCEEFGLMNFCSSSLQEEQERELSPETEQERQVEQPSPALPEKHSCHPDLRSFIKLGGFPVGSDAFKPAFQALKRTSAVQYFDIHEFPTSIWVTEDFSKTVKMENIPDNGMDLFQRPVHWILTSKLDSSSTVSRLVIISPWEAHQLMPYIEASEAVTLHLYAPRSNLGFRPLDQLVLYTVPHRPKKSVIPPGMMVELNIFAGQLYLSSFEEYIEVCNKLGLACSPADDSVVLRPDGFIPPGVNSGNLVNKSEFKKSPVQFIKVLVTKIRRNCEVVEKTHLGKILDGVLLTEEDFEEDVD; encoded by the exons ATGGCCAAGCACTTCCTGAGTTCAGAAATGCTAGAATATGCATTCCATCATATATTCTTACCCCCTAAGCTACCAAATGGAGACGATAGATCTCCTGCGAACGAGTTATGCCTCATTGAGCTGGTCAGAGATTCCTTGACCGAGTTTCTACCAAAGACAGATGCTAGCAACCATGACGCTATCAAGAGTGCGGTGGCCTTGATGAAAAACATGCATTATGTCACAGGTCCAGACGGATATCTGCAGGAAGATGGTGTGAGAGCCGTGTTGAAACAGATAGGTCCTCATA GTCCTTCAAAATCCCTTGCATCATTGCATATCACAGCTCAGAATGCAGGCGTCATGCTTCGCTTGGATAATGATTCTGTCACATTCGAGATGTTCGAACTTTGTCCAACCAGCGGGTCTGTCTACTCAACCAAAGGACGCCTAATCCGTCAATTTCCCGCCGTTGCGGTGTGTATCCCTGTCAACATCTATGCAGAGGATGATTTCCAAGATGTCTTGGCCAAGACTCTCGTGAAGATGAGCTATCAAACAGTCAGCGAAGCACTTCCAAAAACTAAGAAAGCTAAGCAATATCATGCCGAGGAGCGAGATACAGTCGACCCAAAGATAGTTACAGAGCTGTTATATGGCTTCCTACGGGGCATAGGGAGCGAGGCCAACGTAGCTGGGATCACAAAGAATACACGAGAAGAAGTGTTGTGGGAGCAAAGTAAACTTCCTTGGAGGCGATCTGCCGTATGGCTTCTCATTCGAGTTTCTCTTCAGCTCACTATGGACCgtgttgctgttggctcTGAGGAGCTCTACAAATCTTTcatcatttttcttttgtctcgGGTTCTTAACGCTGCAACAAATGACATGATGGTTAGTGAAATCCTCATGACAATGTCAGCCAAAATTTCTCGACGCCTTTTGAAGTTGGGGCACCCCGCAAACGGGACATGGTTGACAGATGTGCACGAAACTGTGTCCATTGCGACGAAATTTGTAGATGACCGATGGTATCAAATACGAAATGAAGCTAAGTCGCAATTTGATCTTACAAGCCTGCAAAATCTCAACATGGCTGGCGATACAAGCATATCTATCCCAGGACTGAAAGACTTCATCTCGTCTATATCGGAACGTCGCAATGGCAGCCAAGTATCATCATTCTGTCCGAAATCGGGTATTACAGCCTTTGGACCCGAGAAACTTCCTAGTATCTCGGGCCAGATCGATAAAAACGAATGTCCTTTTTATCTTGCTATGGTAGAATCGTGGGTGGCCACACACCTTAGCGATTGGATTAAAAAACACGTCGGAGACGACTCGGCTTGCATAGATCTATTCAATTTGATGCAAAACTATCATGCAGTGGGTAGGGGTTGGTATTCAAGCCGCCCAGAAGGAGCATCTAGAATGATTCTTGTCATTCTGGAGCTCTGGGTTGCTGCCGATAAAGCCGCAATCCATGAGTTCCCACAGCTTGAAAAATTTGAACATGAGATTCCTATCGAAGTATTTCAATCTCTGCTGTTTGGATTCAGAAGAGATATGGAAAGGCTTCATCTGGTTCAAACATACCTCACAAAGCGGCGAGATCTTGCGCGACCAAAAAAGAACCTGTCAATTTTCTCCTCTTACGGCCAAAGAGGGTCCTTCCCGGTTGAGTACTTTTCGCAGTCGCCAGCCCACCAAAATCTTCTCATAGAGATTGAGGCGCGAGCTTACCTCGATAAACAAGCAAAGTTGGAAGAATACCGATTGTGCCGCGCTCAATACGAGACCTTTATGCGACATTACGAGCAAGGAGTTTGTGAGAGGGATGGGTGGTGGGAGGATGGGGTTTGGTATACTGAGCACGCTTCAGACTGCAAACGTTGCGCGTACCGTACCAAAGCCGTTAATATGTCGATAAATGTTTACGAATGGCCCCTTTCGAGCTCTCCACGTGAGGCTCAGGCGACGGTCTTTGAATTGGCCCTTCCCGACAGCTTCGGCGCATGGCGTGATGGGACCCTTTATGTTATTGACGATGTTCTTCAAAGCATGTGCTCTCAAAACGAAAAATTAAACTCGGAATATCCGTTAAGATCATATGCTGGTCTCGGTGAATTCTTCCGGTCTAATTCTAGGCGGCGCATTCACCTCTTGTCTGAGTCGAAGCCCCATGTGGCCACTCACCGGAAAAATATTAAGATTGGCCATAGCACTGAATCGGATGTCTGTGTGAATAATGGACTTCAATTGCGTTACTTCGATGAAAATAGGAGAACTTTTGTTGAGACATTTACCGCTTCTACTTGGTTGTCTGAACTCTGTACTTTCAGGCTAGGCAAGGATTTGAACCAATTGAAGCGTTTTCTTGTTCGTACCCACGATGAGCCAACCGGCGAGGCTCCAAATGCAGTTATTGCGAGTCAGGCCTTTTGCCCTGAAAATATGTCTCTTGGCGAgtataaagctttagctaCGCTACCATTTGGATACCGTCTACAGTGGATGAGTATTCTCACTCAACTCGCAATGCCTGATGTCGATTTCAATAAATTTGAGACTGCAATATTCCTCCTACAGCTCAGTCTTCAAGCAGGGCCAAACGAACATTGTACAGTTGAGAGATGTGCACATGGGCGACTGACGGACGCAGAATTTGGTCGGGCAATGCTCGATCAGCTTCAGCTGTGCGTTTCTCGTATAAAAGAGAATTGGGAATCCCACACTGCCATGTGgatttttgtctttcttgcaGCTCGCCTTCTATCGATGACTACGACGCCTGACTTAAATCTGGAAGTTTTTAACCTCTTGAAGAAGTGTAGAGAGATATCTTACGAATGGTTGGCAAGGCTACGCTCAAGGGCGTATGACTCGCctaatgaagatgagagggTTCAGTTTTTACAGATCGCGTTTCGAGTGTCTCTGTTATGTGCAGACACTTTTAACGTGGACGATGAGCTCTTGGCCTGTATACTAAGTGAACCTCGCCAGGCGGCCATCTTGATCGAAATTTCCATCAATATAAATAACAATACTTCATTGGTGGAAAAAGACCAAGATGAGCTTGAGAAGATTATGTATGATAGATGGATTTTTACGATGCATCGTTCTCGGCCTATGCTCTCGGACGAGATTCTCTGCGGCGGAAATTCTTGTCTTGATAGAGCTATAAAGCGATGCTGGCCAGATTTCAGTCGGATAGGCAAATGGAGCTTGGTTAATTCCACTTGCAGCTGGCTTGAGACAGTATCTGCTGAACTAAAGATACATGTCAACCTCCTTACCGGAGAATTGTTGGTAAACGGGAGCCCATTATCTCGCCTACCTCGCAAATACGAAGTCCATAAGGATTATCAAAAGTTATTTGGGGCCTTTGTACTGGATGTCATGCCTAGTTCTTCACATGGAATGAAATTTTGCAGTTCTAAAGATCTCGAAGGCTATGTTGCACACTTCAGTATGGAGGATACTTTATTCTCCGACGAAGATCTGATGGTACGTCTGGATGGCCAAGATCCGGTATTAGATCTCATCCCATCTCGATTATTTACCGGGTGGCTACCAAACTCATTCATCGATGATTATACCCATTGGTACAATCAAGCTACGGGGAGTATTGAATTTCGTCCGACAGGTGACCCATGGAAGCCATCTACCCAAGGTTGGATTTTAAGCCAGCATAAACGGCACTGGAAGCTCACACGGGCTGGAAATATATCACTTCTTTCACCTGGTAGCTCCTCTGCCCGCTATATTGCATCCATATTTTCACCACTCGACACTGTGTTGCATTTACATATGCTGCTTGACGCAAAGACAGGCAATCTTGAGATCAAAGTGACTCGGCTACAGCTTGAATTCACGCTGAAAAAGGGGGAATCGGTTATCGTATCACGGCAGTTTCGAGGGATGCAAATCGATTCTAATCAATATATTGGCACGTTGATTGGATTTAACAGTAAGCTTGTGATGAAAGACATTCACAATTCAGAAAATAGGATGGTGATTATCCCCGAAGGAAACATCGACTTCGAAGCGATTTCAGAGGGTCACGTGCATGTGGACGTGGCTTATGGTACCGCAAATCGCGTCCAGAGATACTTGATTGACAATCAACTCCGTCACTTGGTTGGCAATGCCACGGCTCAAAGCAAGCTATATCTTGCTTATATACACGCACTCACTTCTTATTGCATTCCGGATCCCTTTTTGGGTAGGACCGGAACTGAAGAGAGCCTCTCAATTCTGGCATCTGCGTCAATACGATCACTCGACTGTCTAACCCCTGACAATGTGCAGGTACTGCAAGTTATCGCCAACCTCTCTCCTTGTCGGGACTATTATCCAAAACATATTAAGCATATGCAAACGGTCCGATGGTCGCCTGTGTTGAGTTTTATGGCTCAAGATTCGCGATTCTATAATGTTGTGAATAGCATCCTTGATAATGTTTCAGATATGAGCTTCTTGTATCCGTCTGATGAGGCTATTACGGTTGAACTCGCTCATAACGAAATGGATCTTGTTCATCGAGAAATTTTTCGAAGTTCGCGCTACCAAGTGTCTGGATTTGGCGCTGAAGACTTCAATGTGGATTATGATGTTAAGTACTCAACTAGAGATCGAGGCCAGTCATCGGCCGGGACTACTTATACACTCGAAACCACATTTCGCGTTCATAATAACATCAAAACCGTGGGACAACGGGCTGGAGAAGGATTTTTGGACATTTTGTACGACCTTCTTTCAGGGCCTGAAGAAACTTTCGCTTCCCAGAATATACCTGGCACGCAAGAGATTCAGTATGGCGCAGAATGGCTCAGTGACCCAAATATGTTCCTCCCTGCCTACTGGTGCCGATTGCATTTCGCTTTCCAGACAAAACCGTCCTGGATTAGCAAATTCCAGACCATGATCTGGCTCGCGACATTGGCATACTCCTCGAAACGCCAGACGAGTGTTCTCCAGGCTATAATGATGCTTCCACTATCGACTGAATTAGCAGCCGTACCTTTACCCGTAGGGTCGGCATTCAAGCTAAGTGAAGGTTATACAGTCAAAATGTATCAGCTCGAGAATCTTGTGCGTAGTGCGACTAGAGATTTCGGCCCTGGCTGTCCCGAGATGAAATTATCCCCATACAAGAATGAATCTCAGAATAACACACGACAGCGGCGAAAGACCGAGTTCAATAATGCAAAGGGGAGGGCGGTTACTTCCTTCGTCAACAGGCTTGCCATACAATGGCCGAATTCTGACCTAGTCACGCCCAATGAGTCTTGGTTCACGCCCTATATAAAGATTTCAAGTGCAATGGCGCTCGTTAAACAACAATGGCGAGTTTGGCTTGAAAACTTACGATTTAGAGAGTATCTTGAGAGATTTATACTCACATTCAATGCTGTAGAATTGGGGAATGTATATATTCCTCGGATATTGCGCCCTATCTACCAAGCCTCAGCTACTCGTCCTCGTGGATATGTATCTATTGATGACGTGTTTTGTAATACATCGCCCGTCATCGGCAATGCTGCACTTCTAAATCGAAAAGCCTTACAGCAAGCAGCGGATATCACAGAAGAGGCGAACAATAAGCTAGTCGACCTTCTTGATCACTTGAGTTCACGAATCGAATTCGACTATGAGCGTCAATATATTTCCGAGTTACGAAAAAGTCTTCTTGATCTCGGAGGTCTTACTACGATGCGATTGGAAAGGAATGATATTTCCTCGCGTAGTATGACTTTTGAGAATTATCTACAGCAATGCAAATCGTTCGTTCAAGAATGTTATGGCAGGTTGTTAAAAGCCGTTCTACCGGAATCAACTTGCTCTCATCTAGGCCCAGACGATAGCAGCACGATAATACGATCGATCATTTCAGCAGCTGGATTCCATCCTAGGGCTTGtcctattttctttttacagCAGCTCGGAAGGCATCGGTGGCCCTCTCTCACCGAAGCATGGCAGAAGACCATTATTACCTACGCAATTGCAATAACCAGCCTTCAACAGGCTCAACGCCTAGTAAACTTGCAAGATAACGAAGTTGATCTCCTCAAAGAACTTGAGAATACCTGCAAAAGGGAATGGGATCCATGCCAACATCCAGAATGGTTACTTTTGGAGTGCGAGAgtggcatcatcatccgGCATGTGCAACATCAAATTGCTGAGCAGATGATTTCACCTCAAGACAACGAGAACGCTGTGATGCAGCTCAACatgggagaaggaaaatcCTCTGTGATTGTGCCAATTGCAGCTACTGCACTCAGCAACGGCTCACAAATCGTACGTGTCATCGTTGCTAAACCGCAGGTTAAGCAGATGCATCTAATGTTAATGTCGAAGCTCTCCGGCCTGTTGGACCGCCCAATATTCCGAATGCCCTTTTCACGAGCAGTGCAGATGAACGAAAACAAGGCAGAGATTGTAAATAAATTGGCGCGCCGATGCATGGAAGAAGGCGGTATCTTACTGGTCCAGCCAGAGCACATTCTCTCGTTCCAGTTAATGGGACTCGAATGCGCGATCAATGGACGTAATGAAATTGCTCGTCCTTTATTGGAAACCCAGCGTCTTTTCAATGTTTCCTCCAGAGACATAGTTGACGAGAGCGATGAGAATTTCAGCGTCAAGTTTGAGCTAGTATATACCATCGGCAAACAGAGGCCAATCGAACATACGCCTGAACGCTGGGTGGTAATTCAGAATGTACTCTCTAGATTTGCTCGAATCTGTTTGCAGTTGAAGACGTCTTTCCCAGAGTCCCTTGACGTCGATGACCGGTATCCTGAGAGGTTTCCTAGAATCCGAATTTTGCGTTCCGATGCTGAGGCGGCTATTTTGACTCGTCTTGCTGAATTCATCTGCAACACAGGCATGTCTGGGTTTCCAATTGCACAGCAATGTACACGGTTGCGAAACGCGGTCAACCACTATATCAGCAATATTGATCTGAAACCGAAGGAGATTGATGCTGTTGAACAAAGCTTGTTTTGGGGTGAGACGACTGCCGACAACATTCTATTACTTCGCGGGTTGTTGTCGGGTGGAATActctcttttgcctttggcCAGAAGCGCTGGAGAGTCGACTACGGTACGCATCCTAATCGTGAGAAGAAAACTAGATTGGCCGTGCCATTCAGGGCAAAGGATAATCCCACGCCTCGGTCAGAATTTAGCCACCCAGATGTTGTCATTGTCCTCACATGTCTGagctactattataaaggtCTTCAGGATGAAGAGCTTTTTGAGGCATTAGAGCTCCTCGTGAGGTCAGATAACCCCGATCTCGAGTACCGGGCTTGGGTGGAATCTGCGCCAGGATTGCCTCCTTGTTTTAGACATCTAACGGGCATCAACGTTCGAGATCGCACGCAGTGTATTAGTGATGTTTTCCCTCACCTGCGCTATTCTAAAGGATGTATTGATTATTTTCTTTCACGCATAGTGTTTGCGAAGGAATCCAGGGAATTTCCACACAAACTTTCCGCCTCAGGCTGGGATCTTGGCAAGAGAAAAATTAATCCTACAACTGGCTTTAGCGGCACCAATGATTCCAGGTATATACTGCCGATGGATATAAAGCAGTTGGATCTACCAGAACAGAATCATACTAATGCGTTGGTGTTgaaccatcttcttcgttctGAAAATGGTATCATGTTAATGCCAAAACATATGAAAGGAGCTAATTTAGAAAGCGAATCGCTTCTTGAGATGGTATCGCAGATGAGCTCAAAGACTAGAGTCATTCTTGACGTAGGCGCACAGGTTATTGACCTTGACAACCGTCAATTTGCCGAGGCATGGCTCAAGCGCTATCATGAAGATGACAGCGTTCAAGctgtcgtcttcttcaatgaAGCAGATGAGTTGATGGTTCTAGACAGATCGAACAAGGTTGAGCTCCTACAGACATCGCCATTTGCTACTCAATTAGATCAATGCCTTGTCTTCCTTGACGAAGCACATACGAGGGGCACAGATCTGCGACTGCCTACAAATTATCAGGCAGCAGTGACGCTCGGCGCGAATTTAACTAAAGACAAACTTGTACAAG CATGTATGCGGATGAGAAAGCTTGGACGAGGACAGTCGGTCGTGTTTTGTATCTCAAGAGAAATTGAACAAAAGATTCAAGCACAGCGGGACACCAAATCTTCTATGGCACAAGAAATCTTAGTATCTGATGTTTTATGTTGGGCAATAACCGAGACTTGGCGCGACCTTCGACGGATGGTCCCGTTATGGTTAACGCAAGGCGTCCGATACTACGAACAAGAGTCTATTTGGAACGACGGGGAACAATATTCACATGATATGGAAACATGGGCCAAGAAATTCCTTGAAACCGAAGCTCAAAGTCTCAAGGCTCGCTATCGACCAAAAACTGGCTCTGAATCAGCTGAGCTAATTAAACGAGCTAGGCCCGCCGTGAAGTTTCAGTTTCAACGTCGCTGCGAAGAATTCGGATTGATGAATTTCTGCAGTTCATCACTTcaagaggaacaagaaaGGGAGCTTTCACCCGAGACTGAGCAGGAACGCCAGGTCGAGCAGCCTTCCCCTGCTCTTCCCGAGAAACATTCATGCCATCCAGATCTCCGCTCTTTCATTAAGCTTGGAGGATTTCCGGTAGGATCGGACGCGTTTAAACCTGCCTTCCAGGCTCTAAAGAGAACTTCGGCAGTCCAATACTTCGATATACACGAGTTTCCTACGAGCATATGGGTGACTGAAGACTTTTCTAAAACTGTCAAGATGGAGAACATACCAGACAACGGCATGGACCTCTTCCAGCGGCCAGTACACTGGATTTTGACAAGTAAATTAGATTCTTCCTCTACCGTTAGCCGTCTCGTCATAATAAGTCCGTGGGAAGCGCATCAGCTTATGCCATATATTGAGGCATCTGAGGCAGTCACCCTGCATTTATATGCGCCGAGGAGTAATCTTGGATTCAGGCCCCTGGATCAGTTGGTGTTGTACACGGTGCCTCATAGACCGAAGAAGTCAGTCATTCCGCCTGGAATGATGGTTGAACTGAACATCTTTGCAGGTCAACTATATTTGTCGTCGTTCGAAGAATATATCGAAGTGTGCAATAAGCTGGGCCTTGCCTGTAGCCCTGCTGATGATTCTGTTGTTCTCAGACCTGACGGTTTCATCCCACCTGGGGTAAATAGTGGGAATCTTGTGAACAAGTCCGAATTCAAAAAGAGTCCTGTGCAGTTTATTAAGGTATTGGTTACGAAAATTCGACGGAACTGTGAAGTTGTTGAGAAGACGCATTTAGGAAAGATATTGGACGGGGTTTTGTTGACAGAGGAGGATTTCGAGGAAGATGTTGATTGA